A region of the Vigna unguiculata cultivar IT97K-499-35 chromosome 9, ASM411807v1, whole genome shotgun sequence genome:
AAGGAAATGATGAATGCCATGCTTATTAGTTCTAATGCACTAGATAACCTTTGGGGAGAAGCCCTTCTTACTGCATGCTTTTTACAAAATAGGATACCTCATAAGAAAACAAGTAAAACTCCCTATGAGTTATGGAGAAGGTATCAACCTAATCTTAAATATTTGAGAGTGTGGGGGcactacaaaaattttatatattagctACAGAAAATTTCGTAGCTGATCCGtagctaatccgtagctaaaCCATTTTGCGACAGATTAACTATCAAATTGCTAGGAAATTTTCCGTAGCTAAATACATGTAGCTAATTAGAGAGGGATAAAATTCGTAGCTAATCTGTAGCTAATTCATAGTTAATCCCTCTCTATTCCCTCtctaattgaagtaaacaaGTTTTACAATTTCTAGCTAATTTGTAGCTAATTCATAGCTAATCCCTCTCTATTCCATCTTTAATTGaagtgaaaaagttttaaaatttctagcTAATTCGTAGCTAATTCATAGCTAATCCCTCTCTATTCCATCTTTAATTGaagtgaaaaagttttaaaatttctagcTAATCCGTAGCGAATCTGTCGCAATTCTATTgtcgctaatccgtagctaatctgtCGCAAATCTATTgtcgctaatccgtagctaatctgtcgcaattttgttgtcgctaatccgtagctaatctgtCGCAATTCTGTTGTCACTAATCTGTAGCTAATCTGTCACAATTTTGTTCTCGCTAATCCGTAGTTAATCTGTCACAATTTTGTTGTCGCTAATCTGTAGCTAATCTGTCGCAATTTTGTTCTCGCTAATCGGTAGCTAATCTGTCGCGATTTTTTCCCCGataatccgtagctaatctgtaactaatttgtttcaatttgtttctcgctaatccgtagctaatttgTCGCAATTCTTTTATCACTAATTTGTATCACAATTGATTAGTTAATTTATTGCAATTCTATTAATCtcctataaatattattttgttaattgcaATTACTTAATTGTTATTCACTCTCTATTATGAGTCATGTCCATAAACTTATgcgtataataaaaaaagaagacaaagaaaataaattattcacaaAATGTGTCTAAATACCTCCAATATTTGCAATACCTATTTAAAAAGGATAGATAATCAATCCTACAATGATCAAAGTATATCCATCCAACAGtacaaaacaagataaaagtttCCACCAATGTATAATAGTTTTAGGACACAAAAGCATTGGAGGGTATCAACAAAAAGTAATGCATCAACACaattaaaacacaaacaaaGTTTTGGATTCTTTAAGACATGTCTTCATTCTTGTTTCTTCAAAGCAGACAATAATTCTCTCTTAAAAGATTGCATTTGCTCttgcatctgttgttgcataGTTGCTTGCATTTCTGCTTGTGCCTTCATTTGTGCTTGCATTAAGGCTTGCATATCAGTCTGTGCTTGCAACTGTGTTCTCACCTGCTCTTGCAAATTAGATATTTGTGTAGTCAGTGTAGTGATTTCTTCAGTTGTTGGATTTAGATTTTGGGAAGAGGGACCTTCAACTGTTGAGGATGAAACATGTGGGCCAATGCCAAGATCCAAACTGTGACCAATTCCATAAATTCTACCTTTCCTATTTTCACCACCTGTTTTTATCCAAATACCAGAGTCAACTATAGGATGCTTTGACGTGTCTTCCCCATATTTTTCAGTCATAGCATTTTCATATGATTCCTACATCAAATCAATATGTTagcaatattatataaataagtagtttaacatttataaaataaacatattctTACAATGAAGCTTTTTGCTTTGTTGGACACATATTGACCATCTTTTCGTTTGTGAACTTTGTTGTATAATTCACCATAAGAAATTGGGCGTTTGTATTCTTCTTCCtgtaaaaataatgcaatttatgtataaaaactTATTACTTTCCTTAATGACAGTAAAATGACATATTCATCTTACTTTCTGCCATATTAGTGTGGAAGTTGGTTTATATCAAAACATGTACAATATAACTCCATCTCTCTGTATCATATCTCCTTTTAGTAAGTTATTAGCTAACCaattccaaaatatttatttctttctatCAAGTGACCAACTCATTTCTATCTGACAGACAATTGCTATCTGATATTACATTTTGAATGTGACAAATTACAATGCATTATATTTGacttataaattcaaatgtgaaAAGTAAGAGTACCATTTTTTTCAAGTGTTGTCCAAAGCTTCGTGATCCTGCTGTGTGAATCATGGCATCAGGCTTGGCAGCCCTATTGCTCTTACCTGCAGTAGacttttttttccatttttttgttGCCCATATGTCTACTAATCCATCCCACATCTCAGTCCTAATACCTCTTGGTCCAAAACCTTTTAAGTCTTGAATATTGTCTGAATTTGTCCTTTCTTTCGCCTTTTTTCTCGCCTTAGATAAAGAGTCAGAATATCGATCCATGCATGTTAAATTCCAAACCTTTCTTGCTATACAACGATCATAAGTTGATGAAAAACGATACTTCTCCTACAtcaatataatgattaatttataatacaataattgatacaaaaatatttcattacgTTAACTAAATGATTACTAACCATAAACTCATTGAACAGAATTTCTTTCATATCAAcagaatatttttttcaatttggtgcTGGATTAGGCATCCTCATGAGCAACTCAGATATAATATCTCGAGTCACTGAATCTGGAACAAACCTCCTCCTATAATTTCATACActtagtttatataaattatgatttggtaataaaagttaaagaatTGATAATTAAGTTTAGTTTAACTTACGGGTTAGTAATTTTTTGCACAGATATAATAGGTCTCCTATGAACTTCATTGTGAGAATTTTCACTTGAAGGCTCCTCCTGAAATTGTGGGTTAGCACATGTTGGGGCAACACAAGATTGGTTAGCATCAATTGGTGGGGTGGTGTCTATTGATTGATCACCATTGGTTGAATGGCCAACATCATCTGATGGTTCATGGATTGAAGTAGCacctaagaaaaaaaataatgaaacaataccttgtatttaaaaaactttaaaaaaagttaataaataagaCATCATTAAAGTATTTGTACTATACCTGGTGAATGCAAACAAGGATTTGGGTCTAAAGAGTTAATGAGAGAGTGAGTAGGATGGAATGGAGTAATAAAACCTCGACCTCtccctcttcctcttcctcggGGCATTTTGAGATTATCAAGTGAACCAAATGTAACTTAGCTTGTAACAAGGATTGTCAGTTAGTAATGTCATTCAAGCCTTGTGTCCGCAGAtgaatttcttataaaaaagagagagaaagttgATTAAACATGTCGAAAGAAGACCAATGAATCATACAGATGCTACActactcaagaaaaaaattctaTGCTTTGCCTCCTCCTACTATGTTCTACTATACCCTCCTCCTTTCTCTGTTCTACCAACCACACTATAAGTTTGTTATAATATTTCAAACCTGAATATTACAGAAAAAATTAGTTGAATTTTTCTGtgttcaattattattaattaacaaataaaagcaaaacaCAAATGCATACAAAGTTTGTTTATTTATGGCCTTTTCTTGTCCCTCCAGCAACTTACAATTTCTCAATCCAAAACTCAACCCTCTCCCTcacttctctctctctttctctctctctctcttataATATTATCTTCACTGTCCATAACCATATCTCCATGcagaaaaaatttagaaaataaataaactagttTTAAGCATGTTTAGTGAAGCTAGGCTTTTCTGAATTGAACATTTTGCAACATTAGCaaggaaatttaaattgatcaaCCAATGAGTTACAAAGAGCTAAATTAAAATGTTTGGATTTGTTGCTTCATTTGTaaggatttttttatttcaagaaaacattttccactttcacaaaaataaaggcTACCAAATTATCACCTCTGAGACATTACGATTGCTTTCATATGACTTCCATGGTTGAGGTTCCACCACAAAAATGCTACCCTgcataaaagaaagaatatatttttaacatacaacaaaatataattacatcatgtccattattaaataaaaaagtaaagatTAATCCAAGCtggaacaaaaagaaaagtaaaaagtCTATGGAGTAGAGGGAGGAGATGGAACTTGAGAAAGAGAGTAGAAGAAAACATCCATGACTACAAGGATAAAGAGAAAGGAAGGGGTGGGAGTAGATTTGCAGAAGAGATCATGTGCAACCATATACCTTAATATGATGTTCATCTCACCATAAAAACCTTATCTGACCAAATAGGTCCCAATATATCATATGCCTTTTTTCAGTTTCAGTGGTCAAGACATTTagtagaaataaaaacaataggaTGATGAAAGGAGATAATACTTACAGGTCGGAGCAGTTTCCAAATctctaaaaacaaaataattaagcTGCCATCTCCCCAGTTTAGATGTATCCACTTTGTTACACTCAAACTACAAAGGAAAAGATAACTTACATAATAACATAAGCAGCACATTGAAGACGATTCATCACAAGCGTATTCAGATAATGACGTTAAAGAACAGGGGTTAAGTCAAAACCAACTTGAGAATGTCTTTCTTCATGGAGCTTAATAATTCAAAACGCAAGTGCTTGGTGATTGATGCACATCTACTTACCTTATGAAATGTAAAAGATACTTTCATAAGTAATCACATAAGAAAACACAATATCACTACTATTAAATAAACTTACGTACATTCATTCATAGCCACTCATCGTCTGAGTTATCTAAATCATAATTTGAATCATCCAACTCCTCGTCTAAATCATTTAACTTTATGTCTTCATCCAGAAGCTCATCATTGTCATtgaaaaattgatcattatGCACATTGTGTATCGGATAATGAACATCATCCATGTTTACCTCTTCCATTGGGGCATTATCATCAAACAATTGTATTTCCTCGTCATCCAGAACAATATTTGTCATTCCCATTGATCCATCATCTTGAAAATAATCATTAACAACTTTCTCATTTGAAAAATCCTCATCATTTTTTAATGTCTCAACCATAAATAATTTTGGTCTAACCTTGCAAGTTGTCCACCAATCAGCATTATTTCTACCCTTATTATGTGGATACCTTGTATAGTACACTTGTTGAGCTTGTCCAGTTAATACAAATGGCTCATTTGACTGAAGCTTTGACTTATGCTTAATATCAACCAACCCATATTTATCAACTTTAACACCATGGAAAGGATCAAACCAATGACACCGTAggataattattttgttttgatatcCAGGATATGACAATTCTAATATTTCTTCAATAATTCCATAATAGTCCAAATCATTTTCACCGTATATATTTCCTCTAACACATATCCCATAGTTCATGGTAGATTTATTAGCTCTGTATTCCTTAGTATGAAATCTATATCCATTTACTATTAGACCATTATAGGAAGTTACAATCTTAATCGGACCGTAACTTATCTCTCGAATCAATCGATCCTCAACTTGACCAGCAAGCACCTATAGAGGATtacataaagaaaatatataattatatcacttaataaaacaaatatcaaattaacatttaaacTGTAATGAGAAACAACTCACTTGGTGCTTCAACCACCTATTGAAATCTTTATCTCGAGATATCAATATTTCATCGTCAGAGATATTAGGATTTGTTTCCTTTAATGAATCCTCAAATTTCCTAATACAGACAacaattaatatcataactaagttaattatgaataaataaataacaaaaagaaaaacttactATAGGTATGGTCCTACTTCTTTGCAATTTACAATGACGTATGTCTCAGCAATATGGAGTTCCTCCTCTGTTAATAATCTATTATGGCCTTTACCAATAGGACGACATGGGTGTCTAAAAATAGATAACTTTTCTGTATTTTTATCTTCACCACCATCATCGTTACGAGAAACTTGAGTACGCCTTGTTTGAATGGATGGATTAAAATACATAGAAGCAAAATTAGAAATTTCTTCTAAAACATATGCTTCACAAATGGACCCTTCAACCTTTGCTTTATTTCGAacctttcttttcaaatataacATGCATCTCTCAAATGGATACATCCATCTATATTGCACAGGTCCTCCGACCTTAACTTCATGTGGGAGATGTATAACCAAATGTTCCATTGAATCAAAGAATGCTGGTGGGAAAATCTTTTCAAGCTTACAAATTGTTTCGATGATAGAAATCTTAGCGTGCTCCATGACAGAAGCATGCACTGCATTTGCACAAATCTCTTTAAAAAACAAGCTGACCTCTGTTAAAACACCCCATATAGGCTTTGGCAACATATCACGAAATGCTAAAGGAATAAGTCTTTGCATAAAAACATGacaatcatgacttttcatCCCATATATTTTCCCCTCATCTACATTAATGCAACGTGAAATGTTAGACGCATAGCCATCTGGAAACTTTAGTTGTTTTATCCATTCACACACCATTTTTCTCTGGTCAGAATTCAAGACATATGTTGCCTTTGGTTTTTTATACTTCTCATTCTCCAACACCAACTCTAACTTGGGACGTTTACATATCAACCTCAAATCTTGTCTTGCATTTGCAGTATCTTTTGTCTTGGCCTTTATGTCCATCACAGTGTTGAAGATGTtgtcaaaaacatttttttcaacatgCATGACATCTAAATTGTGACGAATCATATTAGTAGACCAATAAGGCAATTCCCAAAATATGCTCTTCTTAACCCAATTATGTGTTTTACCAAAGTCGGGTTGCTTTTGCTTGCTTGATTTCAAGCCAAACGTAACTTTTTGAAGTTGATTTACTTGATTTATTACATCTATGCCACTAAATTCTTGTGGTAGTAAAGAGTTCTCAACTATTGACTTCTTAAAAGAGCATTGATCACGACGAAATGAATGATTGATAGGTAAAAATCGACGATGACAATCAAACCAACAAGGTTTACCACCATTCTTCAAAGTAAATGAATTAATATCCCCCATACAATAGGGACAAGCAAATTTTCCATGAGTACTCCATCCAGACAACATTCCATAAGCTGGAAAATCACTTATTGTCCACATTAATGCTGCTTTCATAATGAAATTCTGTTTTTTCCATGCATCAAAAGTATTAATCCCAATATCCCATAAGATCTTTAACTCATCGATTAGAGGTTGGAGATAAACATCTAAACTTTTACCAGGTGATTTGGGTCCAGGAATCATAAGAGTAAGAAATATGTATTCCCTTTTCATACACATACTTGGAGGAAGATTGTAAGGTGTTAAAAAAACCGGCCAACATGAGTATGGGCTACTTGAATTACTAAATGGATTAAAACCATCCGTGCAAAGTCCAAGCCTGACATTTCGTGGATCCAAAGCAAACTTAGGATGAGTTGCATTAAATTTTTTCCAAGCCTCTGCATCAGCTGGATGTGTCATCATTAATTCATGTTGGCGTACTCCATCTGCATGCCATCGCATATATTTTGAAGTATTAACAGACATAAAGAGGCGTTGAAGTCTTGGAATAATGGGGAAATATCTTAACACTGAGTAAGGCACATCcttgttttttgttgttgtcttgGGTTTAAATCGTGGTTCTTTACACACCAAACAAACATTCTTGTCACTGTTTTCTTTGTAATATAGCATACAATGATTAGGACATGCATCTATCTTCTCATATCCTAATCCCAATTCACTCACCATTCTCTTTGATCTGTACAAATTTTCAGGCAACCTTTCTGACTCTGGAAGCATGCTTTTGATTATAGCAATCATTCGATCATAACAACTAACACTCATGTTAAACTCTGACTTCAAGTTTAGGAGTTGTGTTACTGCAGACAATCTTGTATGATTCTTACAACCATCCCATAAAGGTTCATCAGCATtctttaataagttaaaaaactTCTTAGCTGATGGATTTGGATCCTCTTCCACTTCTTGTACTTCTGGATTTGATCTAATGGAAAAGGCATTCATAACCATATCATGATATGGATTTGTATTCTCTTCAACACGATCTTGGCCAGAAGACACAACATCTGCCCATCTTTCTTCACCATGAAGGGTCCAATTTGTGTAACCATCCATAAATCCATGGTGATACAAGTGTTTTTCAACATTAAATGATATATCCCAATAACGATTCCTACATTTTCCACATGGACAAGGAATGCGTCCTGTTACATCAGCAAATTTTGGATCTCTTTTAGCTACTTGAATAAAGCCATCAATGCCATTTCTGAACTCCTCAGTAACACTACCAAATTGATCTTTTCTTCGCAACATCCATCCTCTATCAGGTCTCATTGTCCTTATAGTTGGtctcaaaataaaaatctacTCCAAAGAATTGTATCAAAAAATTCAGTAGAGAGATACAAGTTACTCCAAATTGATGCCACACGTCATAAAATTTAGATAATAGGAGATAAATACAATCAGAGTTAATCAATGTAACATGTTAAAATGATAAAGGATAAAATGAAAGTATATGACTCTTATCAcacaaatgatttttttattaattacaaatttctCATATTAAAACTAAGAGGTAATAATCAAGATATTCTGTAGATGAGAATAGCTTCCATCAATTAAGATTTCAAACATTACAATGACTTCTCTTTTGCAGCTATATGTACAAgggtataaaaaaaatcacaaatttgaataaaataatatttaaaaaataactttaccTAGGAAAATATCAATTGAATGACTGTCACGACATTTCTGTTGTATTGTGCAAGCAAATGTATGGCATCACCCCTAGGCAAAGCTAAAAACTCCTACACTCACAAAATTCGAGCATTAGAACAGACTTTGTATGTCAAATAAGTTGTATGGAAAACTCTCTTCAAAGCTAAAACACTCCAACAATAAGAATCATGATGACTATAAAAACTAAAACCAACATTTTTTACATGCTATTATTTAGTAGCCATAAGAGAAAGAATAAATATCATAGAATTGACGTAGAAGTACCactcaagttcaaaacaaaacgGAAGTTTCCTACAAGTTCAAAATCCCAAAATGTATACTTATGCATTTTATTTAATCTACctgtaaaagaataaataatatttgataacaTAGCAATGAGAATGGGTCtcaaaacaaactaaaataaaacggGAATGGGACAAAATAAtaggaaaaagaaacaaaataattcatgtaactacatttttattgttttaaaaaaatgcaaatttgCATTACAGTGAAACTAAACCTTTccaatatatttattgaaaaatcaaAACCTATCATGGAAAGCTTGAATAggtgttttttatatttattgaaatattggGA
Encoded here:
- the LOC114162826 gene encoding uncharacterized protein LOC114162826 translates to MKEILFNEFMEKYRFSSTYDRCIARKVWNLTCMDRYSDSLSKARKKAKERTNSDNIQDLKGFGPRGIRTEMWDGLVDIWATKKWKKKSTAGKSNRAAKPDAMIHTAGSRSFGQHLKKMEEEYKRPISYGELYNKVHKRKDGQYVSNKAKSFIESYENAMTEKYGEDTSKHPIVDSGIWIKTGGENRKGRIYGIGHSLDLGIGPHVSSSTVEGPSSQNLNPTTEEITTLTTQISNLQEQVRTQLQAQTDMQALMQAQMKAQAEMQATMQQQMQEQMQSFKRELLSALKKQE
- the LOC114163475 gene encoding uncharacterized protein LOC114163475; amino-acid sequence: MRPDRGWMLRRKDQFGSVTEEFRNGIDGFIQVAKRDPKFADVTGRIPCPCGKCRNRYWDISFNVEKHLYHHGFMDGYTNWTLHGEERWADVVSSGQDRVEENTNPYHDMVMNAFSIRSNPEVQEVEEDPNPSAKKFFNLLKNADEPLWDGCKNHTRLSAVTQLLNLKSEFNMSVSCYDRMIAIIKSMLPESERLPENLYRSKRMVSELGLGYEKIDACPNHCMLYYKENSDKNVCLVCKEPRFKPKTTTKNKDVPYSVLRYFPIIPRLQRLFMSVNTSKYMRWHADGVRQHELMMTHPADAEAWKKFNATHPKFALDPRNVRLGLCTDGFNPFSNSSSPYSCWPVFLTPYNLPPSMCMKREYIFLTLMIPGPKSPGKSLDVYLQPLIDELKILWDIGINTFDAWKKQNFIMKAALMWTISDFPAYGMLSGWSTHGKFACPYCMGDINSFTLKNGGKPCWFDCHRRFLPINHSFRRDQCSFKKSIVENSLLPQEFSGIDVINQVNQLQKVTFGLKSSKQKQPDFGKTHNWVKKSIFWELPYWSTNMIRHNLDVMHVEKNVFDNIFNTVMDIKAKTKDTANARQDLRLICKRPKLELVLENEKYKKPKATYVLNSDQRKMVCEWIKQLKFPDGYASNISRCINVDEGKIYGMKSHDCHVFMQRLIPLAFRDMLPKPIWGVLTEVSLFFKEICANAVHASVMEHAKISIIETICKLEKIFPPAFFDSMEHLVIHLPHEVKVGGPVQYRWMYPFERCMLYLKRKVRNKAKVEGSICEAYVLEEISNFASMYFNPSIQTRRTQVSRNDDGGEDKNTEKKFEDSLKETNPNISDDEILISRDKDFNRWLKHQVLAGQVEDRLIREISYGPIKIVTSYNGLIVNGYRFHTKEYRANKSTMNYGICVRGNIYGENDLDYYGIIEEILELSYPGYQNKIIILRCHWFDPFHGVKVDKYGLVDIKHKSKLQSNEPFVLTGQAQQVYYTRYPHNKGRNNADWWTTCKVRPKLFMVETLKNDEDFSNEKVVNDYFQDDGSMGMTNIVLDDEEIQLFDDNAPMEEVNMDDVHYPIHNVHNDQFFNDNDELLDEDIKLNDLDEELDDSNYDLDNSDDEWL